Proteins co-encoded in one Aethina tumida isolate Nest 87 chromosome 7, icAetTumi1.1, whole genome shotgun sequence genomic window:
- the LOC109595280 gene encoding 39S ribosomal protein L14, mitochondrial — protein MNKLLNLQKTIGLAKCNLHTTSACNEIQKMSRLRVVDNSDIGKQAMAEGKPPKCIHVYNKTGIGKIGDKVLVAIRGEKKKGILVGLKQNQKTKVPKFDSNNIVLIDDNGTPLGTRIHVPIPTILRTILKEKTQAKGADYTKLLGIASRFV, from the exons atgaacaaacttttaaatttgcaaaaaaCTATTGGACTGGCTAAATGCAATTTACACACCACTAGTGCTTGcaatgaaatacaaaaaatgtccAGGTTAAGGGTTGTCGACAACAGTGATATTGGCAAACAGGCCATGGCTGAGGGTAAACCACCAAAATGTATACACGTTTATAACAAAACTGGTATCGGTAAAATAG GTGACAAAGTTTTAGTAGCAATTAGAGGTGAAAAAAAGAAGGGAATCCTAGTGGGACTTAAGCAAAATCAAAAGACCAAAGTGCCAAAATTTGATAGCAACAATATAGTACTCATAGATGATAATGGTACACCATTGGGAACAAGAATTCATGTACCAATTCCTACAATCttaagaacaattttaaaagaaaaaactcaGGCCAAAGGTGCTgattacacaaaattattagGAATTGCTTCGCGATTTGTGTAA